From one Rhodothermales bacterium genomic stretch:
- a CDS encoding integration host factor subunit beta yields the protein MASKPTTLTKKDLARRVSMLMGEPIYKSEPWVGAVVKALGQMMEEADPEVRIELRDFGVFEVKKTKAKPKARNPKTNETVFIPSRRKTHFKPSKKLKEILQKPLAELNYSVPEGSADFSQNGQHVPSRNVDS from the coding sequence ATGGCATCCAAGCCCACGACCCTGACGAAGAAAGACCTTGCCCGTCGTGTTTCGATGCTCATGGGCGAACCGATCTACAAGAGTGAGCCGTGGGTCGGTGCCGTCGTAAAGGCACTTGGCCAGATGATGGAAGAAGCAGATCCGGAGGTTCGAATCGAACTCCGGGACTTCGGGGTCTTCGAAGTCAAGAAGACGAAGGCCAAGCCAAAGGCGCGAAATCCGAAGACCAACGAGACCGTGTTTATTCCGAGCCGGCGCAAGACACATTTCAAGCCGAGCAAGAAGCTCAAGGAAATTCTACAGAAGCCCCTGGCGGAGCTGAACTATTCCGTCCCCGAGGGTAGCGCGGATTTTTCCCAGAACGGCCAGCATGTGCCGAGTCGGAACGTTGATTCGTAA
- the ruvX gene encoding Holliday junction resolvase RuvX has translation MATSADIGLPRRWVGVDYGKKRVGIAVADPLRMFAQPLGTYSQAEALERLREIDEADGLDLVVIGWPLMPDGEEGLATELVAGYIKRISKALPNSMIVKWDERYTSAVAAEKIREAGPNRKWRRNKGRVDSAAAALILQEYLDDPAAHPA, from the coding sequence ATGGCCACTTCTGCAGACATAGGGTTGCCCCGGCGCTGGGTCGGGGTCGATTATGGCAAAAAGCGCGTTGGTATTGCCGTGGCTGATCCACTTCGCATGTTTGCGCAGCCGCTCGGCACCTACTCTCAAGCCGAAGCGCTGGAGCGGCTCAGGGAGATCGACGAGGCGGATGGTCTGGACCTGGTGGTCATCGGATGGCCTCTGATGCCGGACGGCGAGGAAGGGCTTGCGACGGAGCTCGTAGCGGGCTACATCAAGCGGATTTCAAAGGCGCTTCCTAATTCCATGATCGTGAAGTGGGATGAACGGTACACGTCGGCCGTTGCTGCCGAGAAGATCCGTGAAGCCGGACCGAATCGAAAATGGAGACGTAACAAAGGGCGAGTTGATTCGGCAGCCGCAGCCCTCATCCTGCAGGAGTACCTCGATGATCCCGCGGCCCATCCGGCCTGA
- the def gene encoding peptide deformylase, with translation MILPVYVYGAPILRRKTDVVVTDTAELQKLIDDMIQTMHGADGIGLAAPQVGRSEMVFVVDVSPLADELAAEGIIVPDQPMALINPEILYESPETDEFEEGCLSIPDIREMVARTVSIRVRYVDRNLEQKEIEASGLFARVILHEYDHLHGILFTDRISSFRKRLLRRRLREMAAGNVDADYPLAVATA, from the coding sequence ATGATACTGCCTGTCTACGTTTATGGAGCCCCGATCTTGCGACGGAAGACCGACGTCGTTGTGACAGATACCGCTGAGCTCCAGAAACTCATAGACGACATGATTCAGACCATGCATGGCGCCGACGGCATCGGCCTCGCCGCACCGCAGGTCGGGAGAAGCGAGATGGTGTTCGTGGTCGACGTCTCGCCCCTCGCAGACGAGCTGGCGGCGGAGGGAATCATCGTGCCCGACCAACCGATGGCGCTGATTAATCCGGAGATCCTCTACGAGTCACCGGAGACCGACGAGTTCGAAGAAGGGTGCCTGAGCATACCGGACATTCGCGAAATGGTAGCCCGTACCGTGTCTATTCGCGTACGGTACGTCGATCGGAATCTCGAGCAGAAAGAGATCGAGGCATCCGGGCTCTTTGCGCGCGTCATCCTTCACGAATACGACCATCTCCACGGTATTCTGTTCACGGATCGTATCAGTTCGTTCCGGAAGCGCCTGCTTCGGCGGCGATTGAGGGAGATGGCCGCCGGCAATGTGGACGCTGACTACCCACTTGCCGTCGCCACGGCCTGA
- a CDS encoding zinc ABC transporter substrate-binding protein, with product MMNKTTIRTRVLQAVVAVVAVVAAAPGFVQAQGRLRVVTTLPDLRSIAEMIGGDRVDAFAIATGFQNPHFVDPKPSYIRRLASADMFITVGLDLESGWVQPLINSARNRRILVGGEGYVDASVGVPLLQQPASASREQGDIHIYGNPHYWLDPVRGKVIALNIYESLIRLRPSDKDYFAGNLQQFNDSIDESLASWMTLIAPYAGAKIVAYHNEWPYFEERFGMNIVDFLEPKPGIPPSPSQLAKVIHLMQSEGIRIIITSPYFKKDAAELVARKADAVVVTLATSVGATDGIDTYLDLFRYNVSALVAAFEQTGYKRQTSP from the coding sequence ATGATGAACAAGACAACCATTCGAACGCGTGTGTTGCAGGCAGTCGTTGCAGTCGTAGCAGTCGTCGCGGCGGCCCCGGGATTCGTGCAGGCCCAGGGTAGGTTGCGCGTAGTCACCACGCTGCCGGACCTCCGGAGTATTGCCGAGATGATCGGTGGCGACAGGGTGGATGCGTTCGCAATCGCCACCGGCTTCCAGAATCCCCATTTCGTTGATCCCAAGCCCAGTTACATTCGTCGCCTTGCATCGGCTGACATGTTTATTACGGTGGGGCTCGACCTTGAGTCGGGTTGGGTTCAACCGCTCATCAACTCGGCTCGTAACAGGAGGATTCTTGTAGGCGGCGAAGGCTACGTTGACGCGTCTGTCGGAGTGCCGCTACTCCAGCAGCCGGCGAGCGCGAGCAGGGAGCAGGGCGATATTCATATCTACGGAAACCCGCACTACTGGCTGGATCCGGTACGCGGAAAGGTCATCGCCCTGAATATCTATGAATCCCTGATTCGACTTCGCCCGTCGGACAAGGACTACTTCGCCGGCAACCTTCAGCAATTCAACGATAGCATTGACGAGTCGCTTGCGTCATGGATGACCCTGATCGCCCCCTATGCAGGCGCGAAGATCGTGGCATATCACAACGAGTGGCCCTATTTCGAGGAGCGTTTTGGAATGAACATCGTGGACTTTCTGGAGCCAAAACCGGGCATCCCGCCGAGTCCCTCCCAGTTGGCCAAAGTCATTCACCTGATGCAATCCGAAGGGATTCGAATTATAATCACGTCGCCATACTTCAAGAAGGATGCGGCCGAGCTTGTGGCTCGCAAAGCCGATGCGGTCGTCGTAACGCTCGCCACGTCGGTAGGCGCCACAGACGGAATAGACACGTATCTCGACCTCTTTCGATACAACGTGTCGGCGCTCGTCGCTGCCTTCGAGCAAACCGGCTACAAGCGCCAGACTTCACCCTGA
- a CDS encoding metal ABC transporter permease → MDGLLFEDFVINALLASSIVAILLAYLGVHVVARGIVFVDLALGQISMLGVAFAAYADLDPTITSIVFTLLGAFALSLVKVSDLRLKQEAIIGIVYAFASAVTVLLISKSAHGDSDISEVLFGSFFTVSTSELWWLAGVFVTIGIIHVLFRHRFFELTAKFAAESVDDIGFFNIWNFLFYLTLGLAIVLAVRIGGVIPVFAFIVAPPVTAILLTRGKRGLALLAIAFGVIGSVLGIYFSVEFDFPAGSSIVAALGVLFFLAAVLRVATGRRTSTP, encoded by the coding sequence ATGGACGGGCTGCTTTTCGAAGACTTCGTAATCAATGCGCTGCTGGCGAGTTCGATCGTCGCCATTCTGCTTGCGTATCTGGGGGTGCACGTGGTTGCCCGCGGCATCGTGTTTGTTGACCTGGCCCTGGGTCAGATATCAATGCTGGGCGTTGCATTTGCGGCGTATGCAGATCTCGATCCCACCATAACCTCGATTGTGTTCACACTTCTCGGGGCATTCGCGCTCTCGCTTGTGAAGGTCTCGGACCTGAGACTCAAACAGGAAGCGATCATCGGAATTGTGTACGCGTTCGCATCGGCCGTAACCGTGTTGCTGATCTCAAAGTCTGCACACGGCGATTCCGATATTTCGGAAGTTCTTTTCGGAAGCTTTTTTACCGTGTCCACGTCGGAGCTGTGGTGGTTGGCCGGCGTGTTCGTCACGATAGGGATAATACATGTACTGTTTCGTCACCGGTTTTTTGAACTCACGGCCAAGTTTGCCGCCGAGTCCGTCGACGACATCGGTTTCTTCAATATCTGGAACTTTCTCTTTTATCTGACGCTTGGTCTTGCGATCGTCCTGGCTGTTCGTATCGGCGGCGTCATTCCTGTCTTTGCGTTCATTGTTGCCCCACCCGTGACCGCAATTCTGTTGACGCGAGGAAAGCGAGGCCTTGCTTTGCTCGCGATTGCTTTCGGGGTAATTGGAAGTGTGCTGGGTATCTACTTTTCCGTCGAGTTCGATTTTCCTGCCGGGTCGTCAATTGTCGCTGCGCTTGGCGTTCTGTTCTTTCTTGCAGCGGTCCTTCGGGTTGCGACGGGACGCAGGACCAGCACCCCGTAG
- a CDS encoding M1 family metallopeptidase, giving the protein MRIFQSRPRYFVTGLATLFVAVVLSQPASSQHWLNPDDDNRTNRSTFRQIDEWPDPNEYRNAAGAPGPRYWQQRVDYVIETSLDTVDHVVSGSERMTYHNNSPDNLPYLWIQLDQNLRSIEHSRTFKIADALPESMSPMARRFLSYKYNPFDGGYTISRVQVEGAGGRMVDADYHIRGTIMKVKLKSPVESGGSTAIEIDWSFPVPTTMARGAREEVGDGWLYEVAQWFPRANVYDDVNGWQTDQFLGRGEFYLNFGNYDVSITVPFDHIVDATGVLQNPEDVLTSEQRRRLKNAYESDEPVFIVRPEEVMTSKSRPATSGMLTWHFKAENVRDFAWVSSKAYVWDAAGFRYNADEEPIAIHSLYPREAMPLWDKVSTRAVLQTMRTYGRMSLKYPYPKATNVHGPVFGMEYPMIAFCGARPSPDGSYTDGLERALISVTIHEVGHNWFPMIVASDERKWTWMDEGLNSFLQYYGEQDYARFYAGDAWTQTDDGSYPSRRGPGERIVDYMRDPDQVPIMTQSDLIHKDFGENGYAKPATGLVILREQIVGPEIFDEAFREYSERWAFKHPQPADFFRSIEEGTGEYLAWFWRGWFYTTHANDQAIMSVTAQPADSLVGSVDYGKSYYRLQVENKGGLLMPLHIQVTYDDDSEELFELPADAWRANEKTFTKGFFSDRNVVRVELDPKHAFADIDRENNVWSAPAIREGEQTNTTGS; this is encoded by the coding sequence ATGCGAATTTTCCAGTCTCGACCACGTTACTTCGTGACAGGCCTGGCCACACTATTTGTAGCCGTGGTTCTGTCTCAGCCGGCGTCAAGCCAGCACTGGCTCAATCCGGATGATGACAACCGGACCAATAGATCCACGTTTCGACAGATCGACGAGTGGCCGGACCCGAACGAGTATCGGAACGCGGCAGGGGCGCCGGGTCCCCGCTATTGGCAGCAGCGAGTCGACTATGTAATCGAGACGTCGCTCGACACCGTCGATCACGTCGTGTCCGGTTCCGAGCGCATGACGTATCACAACAATTCGCCCGACAACCTACCGTATCTGTGGATTCAGCTCGACCAGAATCTGCGCTCAATTGAGCACAGTCGAACCTTCAAGATCGCAGACGCACTGCCGGAATCGATGAGTCCGATGGCTCGCAGATTTCTATCGTACAAGTACAATCCGTTTGATGGCGGCTACACGATCTCCAGAGTTCAGGTTGAGGGCGCCGGCGGGCGTATGGTGGACGCCGATTATCATATTCGCGGCACAATCATGAAGGTGAAACTGAAGTCACCGGTTGAGTCAGGCGGCTCTACCGCGATTGAGATCGACTGGTCGTTTCCCGTGCCAACCACGATGGCGCGTGGAGCGAGAGAGGAGGTGGGTGATGGATGGCTGTATGAGGTTGCGCAGTGGTTCCCGCGTGCCAATGTTTACGACGACGTCAACGGGTGGCAGACCGACCAATTTCTGGGCCGAGGGGAGTTCTATCTCAACTTCGGCAACTACGACGTGAGTATTACTGTACCGTTTGATCATATCGTAGACGCTACGGGCGTGCTTCAGAATCCGGAAGACGTGTTGACGAGTGAGCAGCGACGCAGATTGAAGAACGCGTACGAGTCCGACGAGCCGGTCTTTATCGTCCGGCCTGAGGAAGTGATGACATCGAAATCTCGACCAGCGACTTCCGGCATGTTGACATGGCACTTCAAGGCGGAGAATGTTCGGGACTTTGCCTGGGTATCGTCGAAAGCGTATGTGTGGGATGCAGCCGGATTCAGGTACAATGCAGATGAGGAGCCGATAGCGATCCACTCGCTGTATCCACGTGAGGCGATGCCTCTCTGGGACAAGGTGTCGACGCGAGCGGTCCTTCAGACCATGAGGACCTACGGCCGGATGTCTCTTAAGTACCCCTATCCCAAAGCCACTAACGTCCATGGGCCGGTGTTTGGGATGGAGTACCCGATGATTGCGTTTTGCGGAGCGAGGCCCTCGCCGGACGGTTCGTACACGGATGGACTGGAGCGAGCGCTGATTTCGGTGACGATCCACGAGGTTGGTCACAACTGGTTCCCGATGATCGTGGCGTCGGACGAACGCAAGTGGACCTGGATGGATGAGGGGCTCAACTCATTCCTCCAGTACTACGGCGAGCAGGACTACGCGCGCTTCTATGCGGGCGACGCCTGGACGCAAACGGACGATGGTAGTTATCCGAGTCGCCGCGGGCCGGGCGAGAGAATCGTCGATTACATGCGTGATCCGGACCAGGTGCCGATCATGACGCAGTCCGACCTGATCCATAAGGACTTTGGAGAAAACGGGTATGCTAAACCCGCCACGGGGCTCGTCATCCTCCGGGAGCAGATCGTGGGACCGGAGATCTTCGACGAAGCGTTCCGAGAGTATTCGGAGAGATGGGCTTTCAAGCATCCACAGCCTGCGGACTTCTTTCGCAGCATTGAGGAGGGTACCGGGGAGTACCTCGCATGGTTCTGGAGGGGGTGGTTCTACACCACTCACGCCAACGATCAGGCGATCATGTCGGTGACCGCACAGCCCGCGGATTCACTTGTGGGGAGCGTCGATTACGGCAAATCGTACTATCGCCTTCAGGTTGAAAACAAAGGAGGACTGCTAATGCCTCTCCATATCCAGGTGACCTACGACGACGACTCGGAGGAGCTCTTTGAATTGCCGGCCGATGCGTGGCGCGCAAACGAGAAGACGTTCACGAAGGGCTTTTTCAGTGATCGAAACGTCGTGCGCGTCGAGCTTGATCCGAAGCATGCATTCGCGGATATCGATCGAGAGAATAACGTGTGGTCGGCGCCCGCGATTCGAGAAGGCGAGCAGACAAACACAACGGGATCGTGA
- a CDS encoding 5'-nucleotidase, lipoprotein e(P4) family: MKSQTHNATGTQGSNTASSRGLNSPVLNYISALSVALLVFLVSCAPARRATVVDQDSSAGHETLNAAVWMQLSAEYAGSALQAYRVATMQLGEALKDTSWSALPGQHGAGSFQSAVILDVDETVLDNSPFQARLVRANQTFARDAWNEWVREERALPIPGALDFVRSASDAGVRVFYVTNRSSDLEEATRNNLIAYGFPVAGDVDVVLTRGELAAWTGDKSSRRDFVAKDHRILLLVGDDLNDFVVADGVSSEGRSALVDQNAAYWGSRWIVLPNPVYGSWERTVNQEGAARSRSEQIRAKSEALRTQ; the protein is encoded by the coding sequence ATGAAAAGTCAGACCCACAATGCGACTGGCACCCAGGGATCAAACACGGCGAGCAGCCGGGGGTTGAACTCGCCGGTGCTTAATTATATCTCTGCGTTGAGTGTGGCACTCCTGGTGTTCCTCGTCTCGTGCGCTCCCGCTCGCAGGGCGACGGTCGTCGACCAGGATTCGTCAGCCGGACACGAAACTCTGAACGCCGCGGTCTGGATGCAGTTGTCGGCTGAGTACGCAGGTTCCGCCCTGCAAGCGTATCGCGTCGCCACGATGCAACTGGGCGAAGCCTTGAAGGATACGTCGTGGTCGGCGCTGCCTGGCCAACACGGTGCAGGGTCGTTTCAGTCAGCTGTCATACTGGACGTCGATGAAACCGTTCTCGATAACTCGCCATTTCAGGCAAGGTTGGTTCGTGCAAATCAGACCTTTGCCCGTGATGCGTGGAACGAGTGGGTGCGGGAAGAACGCGCCCTCCCGATTCCTGGTGCGCTCGACTTCGTCCGGTCGGCTTCGGATGCAGGGGTTCGGGTCTTTTATGTCACGAATCGCTCGTCCGATCTTGAAGAGGCAACACGCAACAATCTGATCGCTTACGGATTTCCGGTTGCTGGGGATGTCGACGTGGTGCTAACGCGCGGTGAACTTGCGGCATGGACGGGAGACAAGTCGAGTCGTCGAGACTTCGTGGCAAAGGACCACCGTATTCTGCTGCTGGTAGGGGATGACCTCAACGACTTCGTTGTTGCGGACGGAGTGTCGAGCGAGGGTCGGTCGGCTCTGGTCGACCAGAACGCGGCATACTGGGGAAGCAGATGGATTGTCCTTCCGAATCCGGTTTATGGGTCGTGGGAGCGGACGGTCAATCAGGAAGGCGCAGCCCGCAGCCGCAGCGAACAGATCCGGGCAAAATCGGAGGCCCTCCGCACGCAGTAG
- a CDS encoding metal ABC transporter permease, with amino-acid sequence MSEMLSLPFMQRALIAGVLVAALSSYLGVFVVQRRLSFLGSGLAHAAFGGVALGLLLQTDPLWVAIPFTIAVAIAINWVRDRTILSGDTAVGIFFAVAMALGIIFITLRDDYTVDAFSYLFGSILMVSRTDLWLSGGLVVTCVISYPLWARWAYATFDSELATSDRLNVARDDYVLSVLLAVTVVVTVKVVGVLLVAAFLVLPAASARLLTRRFVNTTLVAVAIGILTAVAGLVTSFYADVPSGATIILTQAAVFVVGMGVARGVAGKA; translated from the coding sequence ATGTCAGAGATGCTGTCACTTCCGTTCATGCAGCGTGCCCTTATCGCGGGCGTGCTGGTAGCTGCTCTCAGCAGCTACCTTGGTGTGTTCGTCGTGCAGCGGAGGCTGAGTTTCCTCGGAAGCGGCCTCGCCCACGCTGCATTCGGCGGCGTTGCCCTCGGGCTCCTCCTGCAAACAGATCCGTTGTGGGTGGCGATCCCGTTCACGATAGCTGTGGCAATCGCGATCAACTGGGTACGCGACCGAACGATACTATCGGGCGACACAGCTGTCGGGATTTTCTTCGCCGTCGCGATGGCTCTGGGAATCATATTCATCACCCTTCGCGATGATTACACGGTCGATGCCTTCTCCTACCTGTTCGGCTCGATACTCATGGTGTCCCGCACAGACCTGTGGCTTTCCGGAGGACTCGTCGTGACCTGTGTGATATCGTACCCGCTGTGGGCGCGATGGGCGTACGCCACATTTGACTCCGAGCTCGCGACGTCGGACCGGTTGAATGTTGCCAGAGACGACTACGTTCTTTCTGTTCTGCTTGCGGTAACGGTAGTCGTTACCGTCAAGGTGGTCGGCGTGCTCCTCGTCGCCGCGTTTCTGGTGCTTCCTGCTGCGTCCGCCCGGCTGCTCACACGTCGATTTGTGAACACCACACTCGTTGCCGTTGCCATCGGCATCCTGACCGCGGTCGCCGGCCTGGTGACTTCCTTCTATGCTGACGTGCCCAGCGGCGCGACGATAATCCTGACCCAGGCCGCAGTTTTTGTGGTCGGCATGGGCGTCGCTCGAGGCGTCGCGGGAAAAGCGTAG
- a CDS encoding metal ABC transporter ATP-binding protein has translation MSDLVVEARSVDVKIGEHFALRNVSMTVSAGDFVAVLGPNGSGKSTFIKSLLGIRPVSGGVLHVFDQKPGQVDPQMMGYVPQIKTFDRTFPALSIDLVINGLRGRWPARLRTDDRNRALEALRMVGADHLASKRIGSLSGGELQRVYLARGLVREPRLLLLDEPATGVDVRGEADLYEVLDGYRSTQGLTIIMVTHDWEAAFHHATNILLLKSEQIAYGPPDVALSEDRLREAFGHVGHAHSIYGSD, from the coding sequence ATGAGCGACCTCGTAGTGGAAGCACGGAGCGTCGACGTCAAGATCGGCGAGCACTTCGCACTTCGAAACGTATCGATGACCGTGTCGGCTGGAGATTTCGTCGCCGTGCTCGGACCGAACGGCTCGGGCAAGTCGACGTTCATCAAGTCGCTGCTTGGTATTCGCCCAGTGTCCGGGGGCGTGCTTCACGTGTTTGACCAGAAGCCGGGTCAGGTTGACCCGCAGATGATGGGTTATGTGCCGCAGATCAAGACCTTCGACCGGACTTTCCCTGCGTTGTCGATAGATCTCGTCATCAACGGACTCCGTGGTCGCTGGCCGGCGCGACTAAGAACCGACGACAGGAACCGCGCACTCGAGGCCCTCCGAATGGTGGGTGCCGATCACCTTGCGAGCAAGCGGATTGGATCACTCTCCGGCGGTGAACTTCAGCGCGTGTACCTTGCACGCGGCCTGGTACGCGAGCCACGGCTTCTCCTGCTGGACGAGCCCGCGACAGGTGTGGACGTGCGAGGCGAAGCCGACCTCTATGAGGTCCTGGATGGGTACCGCTCCACCCAGGGGCTCACAATTATCATGGTCACACACGATTGGGAAGCTGCGTTCCATCATGCGACGAACATCCTGCTCCTTAAGAGTGAGCAAATCGCATATGGCCCGCCGGACGTGGCCCTGTCAGAAGACAGACTGCGGGAAGCGTTCGGTCATGTTGGGCACGCCCATTCGATCTACGGGAGCGATTGA
- a CDS encoding zinc ABC transporter substrate-binding protein has protein sequence MQSDVLFATTPVFSYIVQEIAGDVFDVQSLLPAGQSPHTFEPRPSVVRAASNARILIYGAPNLDEWITRFEDLPQVSLIGLLPDSLWLPRGSEAPNPHFWMDPLAVQAIAHPLSGTLCALEPDHCEAFRANATAFHADLDSLNATLARDLSALRGASFVVSHAFLEYFATRYALETTSIEAGSSGLEPSPRTLSRILESVSSTGALAVLTETSEPSRAARTVAESAGIGLIGLDVVGGTDGRMTYGEVLGYNASRLLEVIR, from the coding sequence GTGCAATCTGATGTTCTCTTTGCGACAACGCCGGTCTTCTCGTACATCGTGCAGGAGATTGCCGGCGACGTATTCGACGTCCAGTCCCTGTTGCCGGCCGGTCAGTCACCGCACACGTTCGAGCCGCGGCCGTCTGTGGTGAGAGCCGCATCCAATGCACGTATTCTGATTTACGGTGCTCCAAATCTCGATGAATGGATTACCCGATTCGAGGACTTGCCCCAGGTTTCTCTGATTGGCCTTCTGCCCGACTCGCTCTGGCTGCCCCGCGGCTCTGAGGCTCCGAATCCGCACTTCTGGATGGATCCACTCGCGGTTCAGGCAATAGCCCATCCGCTGTCCGGAACACTCTGCGCACTCGAACCCGATCACTGCGAAGCATTCCGAGCTAATGCCACGGCGTTCCACGCTGATCTCGACAGCCTGAACGCAACGCTTGCACGAGACCTGTCCGCTCTCCGCGGAGCCAGTTTTGTCGTCTCACACGCGTTCCTGGAGTACTTCGCAACACGATATGCGCTGGAGACGACAAGCATCGAGGCGGGATCCAGCGGCCTTGAGCCCTCTCCTCGCACGTTGTCACGGATCCTTGAGTCGGTATCTTCTACTGGAGCCCTCGCCGTCCTGACGGAGACAAGTGAGCCGTCACGCGCGGCCCGAACGGTAGCAGAGTCGGCGGGGATCGGATTGATCGGACTGGATGTAGTGGGTGGAACGGACGGGCGCATGACGTACGGCGAAGTACTTGGATACAACGCCTCCAGACTGCTGGAGGTGATCCGATGA